Proteins co-encoded in one Cytophaga hutchinsonii ATCC 33406 genomic window:
- the urtC gene encoding urea ABC transporter permease subunit UrtC, whose translation MKKYFNSNSLFYIILIGVFLIIMPIGNMLGFVSNNTISLWGRYFCFAIAALGVDLIWGYSGVLSMCQAVFFCLGGYAIAMHMLLVAGGEDPSGIPDFMVWNQVDVLPAFWIPFHSFGLSFLLALLIPGIFAFIFGYFVFRSRIKGVYLAIITQALALAMWLIFLRNETMLGGTNGLTGFKTLLGFSLSSPSTKLGLYIVSFLVMFGLFLFCKWLVNSKFGKVLVAIRDSESRVSYTAYNVVNYKLAVFVIAAVVAAIGGMLYVPQTGIITPGRMDVKASVEMVMWVALGGRGRLKGAIIGALLVNYLYSVCTSMFPESWLYILGVLFILTVLFFEKGFWGLIEMLENKINSLSSTKSVSNTNS comes from the coding sequence ATGAAAAAATATTTCAATAGTAATTCGTTGTTCTATATCATTCTTATCGGTGTGTTCTTAATTATTATGCCCATAGGAAATATGCTGGGTTTTGTTTCAAACAATACCATTTCGTTGTGGGGAAGATATTTTTGTTTTGCCATTGCTGCACTAGGTGTAGATCTGATCTGGGGTTATTCAGGTGTGTTGTCTATGTGCCAGGCAGTTTTCTTCTGTCTGGGCGGTTATGCTATTGCCATGCACATGCTGCTGGTGGCAGGCGGAGAGGATCCTTCCGGAATCCCGGATTTCATGGTATGGAATCAGGTGGATGTATTGCCGGCCTTCTGGATACCTTTTCATTCCTTTGGTTTATCATTTCTTCTTGCGTTGCTGATTCCCGGAATCTTTGCATTCATCTTTGGCTACTTCGTATTCAGAAGCCGCATCAAAGGGGTGTATCTGGCCATTATCACACAGGCGCTTGCGTTGGCTATGTGGTTGATTTTTCTCCGTAATGAAACCATGCTGGGCGGAACCAACGGCTTAACCGGGTTTAAAACATTGCTCGGTTTTTCGCTTTCCAGTCCATCAACCAAATTAGGTCTGTACATAGTATCCTTTCTGGTGATGTTCGGTTTATTTCTGTTCTGTAAATGGCTGGTAAACTCTAAGTTTGGTAAAGTACTGGTAGCGATCCGCGATAGTGAATCACGGGTAAGTTATACGGCTTACAATGTTGTAAATTATAAGCTGGCCGTGTTTGTGATTGCAGCTGTGGTTGCGGCAATCGGAGGTATGCTGTATGTGCCGCAGACGGGTATTATCACGCCGGGCAGAATGGATGTAAAAGCATCTGTTGAAATGGTGATGTGGGTAGCATTGGGCGGAAGAGGAAGATTAAAAGGCGCAATCATCGGAGCCTTGCTGGTGAATTATTTATACAGTGTCTGCACAAGTATGTTTCCGGAATCGTGGTTATACATATTAGGCGTGCTGTTTATACTCACGGTTCTTTTCTTTGAAAAAGGGTTCTGGGGATTAATTGAAATGCTCGAAAATAAAATCAATTCTTTATCATCAACTAAATCAGTTTCAAATACGAATTCTTAA
- the ureA gene encoding urease subunit gamma yields MRLAPKDIEKLMLHNAGVLAQKRYARGILLNYPETIALLSAQLLEFIREGYSVAELMDLGMKILGVDDVMDGVAQMVDEVQIEGTFPDGTKLVTVHHPVCNQNLSNGYALYGSGLTKSASKLLIDNTINPTPGAKEYAAGTIELNAGRKTKILDVINSGDRPVQVGSHYIFSETNAALKFDRVGAIGYRLDIPAGTAVRFEPGEKKTVQVVEIAGQQIVYGGNGLIDGGITEDDIPQIKQRMQEKGFI; encoded by the coding sequence ATGAGACTTGCACCGAAGGATATTGAAAAGTTAATGCTGCACAATGCCGGAGTTCTTGCACAGAAAAGATATGCCAGAGGTATTCTGCTAAATTACCCGGAAACCATTGCACTTTTATCTGCACAGCTTTTAGAGTTTATCCGTGAAGGATACAGTGTTGCTGAGCTGATGGATCTTGGCATGAAGATTCTTGGCGTAGACGATGTAATGGATGGCGTTGCGCAGATGGTAGACGAAGTACAGATAGAAGGTACATTTCCGGATGGTACAAAACTCGTAACGGTCCATCATCCTGTCTGTAATCAAAACCTGTCAAATGGTTATGCCCTGTATGGTTCCGGATTAACAAAGTCAGCATCAAAACTGCTTATTGATAATACGATCAATCCAACACCAGGTGCAAAAGAATATGCCGCCGGTACGATCGAATTGAACGCAGGCAGAAAAACGAAAATACTTGATGTGATTAACTCCGGCGACAGGCCGGTACAGGTTGGTTCACATTATATTTTTTCAGAAACAAATGCGGCGCTGAAGTTTGACCGTGTCGGAGCAATCGGCTACCGACTTGATATACCGGCAGGCACAGCGGTACGCTTTGAACCGGGTGAGAAGAAAACGGTGCAGGTAGTTGAGATTGCCGGGCAGCAAATCGTATACGGAGGAAATGGGTTGATCGATGGCGGTATCACAGAAGATGATATTCCGCAGATCAAGCAGCGCATGCAGGAAAAAGGATTTATTTAA
- a CDS encoding urease accessory protein UreD, with translation MVKDTTHSILEISTIHGKSSVTGSKIFRPLKIFALEKNKACHLVFSNYGGGFVEGDSIDLTIDCKADTVSAFSSQANTRIYRSEHGKTCKQTITGTVGENALVVFMGDPVVPHQKSIFEQHLFWKLEKNAVLLVIDWFEAGRILNGERFAFDSFFTELKIESNGVPIVWDRFKMDPSQNNMNSPGAFLDHSSYINIFLAGDENLTRVKSIETQLRFLAAQYFHEHIENKSESLIRIGSAVKVNEQVFMIRCSAKNNDLLQPFVKALAEHMSDKELLGFNPFEGRN, from the coding sequence ATGGTTAAAGATACAACGCATTCCATACTTGAAATTTCAACTATTCATGGTAAAAGTTCTGTTACTGGTTCAAAGATTTTCCGTCCGTTGAAAATTTTCGCCCTTGAAAAAAACAAAGCATGCCACCTGGTGTTTTCAAATTATGGAGGTGGTTTTGTGGAAGGTGATTCGATTGACCTTACGATTGATTGTAAAGCGGATACCGTATCTGCTTTTTCAAGCCAGGCGAATACCCGTATCTATCGGTCGGAGCATGGAAAAACATGCAAACAAACCATTACCGGTACTGTTGGCGAGAACGCACTCGTGGTATTTATGGGTGATCCGGTAGTGCCGCATCAAAAAAGCATATTCGAACAGCATCTTTTCTGGAAACTTGAAAAAAATGCGGTACTGTTAGTAATTGATTGGTTTGAAGCCGGACGCATACTGAATGGCGAGCGTTTTGCTTTTGACTCTTTCTTTACAGAATTAAAAATAGAATCGAATGGTGTACCGATTGTATGGGACCGTTTTAAAATGGATCCGTCACAAAACAACATGAATTCACCGGGAGCTTTTCTGGATCACTCTTCATACATCAATATCTTTTTAGCAGGCGATGAAAATCTGACTCGTGTAAAATCCATTGAAACACAGCTGCGTTTTTTAGCTGCACAATATTTTCATGAGCACATTGAAAATAAATCCGAATCACTGATTCGTATAGGCAGTGCGGTAAAAGTTAACGAACAGGTATTTATGATCCGTTGTTCAGCAAAAAACAATGATCTGCTGCAGCCCTTTGTTAAAGCACTGGCAGAACATATGTCTGATAAAGAGTTATTGGGTTTTAATCCGTTTGAAGGAAGGAATTAA
- the urtD gene encoding urea ABC transporter ATP-binding protein UrtD, which translates to MLLNVKNLHVSFGGVKALNLSAFNIQQNELRVIIGPNGAGKSTFMDILCGKTKPNGGDVTFNGEEILGKKEVRIAQMGIGRKFQKPSVFPSLSVFDNMLLSVRMHKGLLTSMFFKMNTEIKDRIESVAEMVGLGKHLELLAGNLSHGQKQWLEIAIVILQDPKLMLIDEPAAGMSDEETYKTGELLTNLSKKHSVIVIEHDMGFVKQIAQNLVTVLVRGQLLMEGSFDQVRNDERVIDSYLGRANTALEK; encoded by the coding sequence ATGCTACTGAATGTAAAAAATCTTCATGTGTCTTTTGGAGGAGTAAAGGCGCTTAATCTTTCCGCCTTCAATATACAGCAAAACGAACTGCGTGTGATCATTGGCCCGAACGGTGCCGGTAAATCTACGTTCATGGATATCCTTTGCGGCAAAACAAAACCCAATGGCGGCGATGTTACTTTCAACGGAGAAGAGATATTAGGAAAAAAAGAAGTACGTATTGCGCAGATGGGTATAGGTCGTAAGTTTCAGAAGCCTTCTGTATTCCCAAGCTTATCGGTGTTTGATAATATGCTGCTTTCTGTGCGTATGCATAAAGGTTTGCTTACCTCTATGTTCTTTAAAATGAATACAGAAATAAAAGATCGCATAGAATCGGTAGCAGAAATGGTAGGCCTTGGCAAGCACCTGGAATTACTCGCGGGAAATTTATCACACGGACAAAAACAATGGCTGGAAATTGCGATCGTAATTCTGCAGGATCCCAAACTGATGCTGATTGATGAACCGGCAGCGGGTATGTCGGACGAAGAAACATACAAGACAGGAGAGCTGCTGACAAACCTTTCCAAAAAGCACAGTGTGATCGTTATCGAACATGACATGGGTTTTGTGAAACAGATCGCACAGAATCTGGTTACCGTGCTTGTACGCGGGCAACTTTTAATGGAAGGCTCATTCGATCAGGTGCGCAACGATGAACGTGTGATTGATTCTTATTTGGGAAGAGCCAATACAGCACTGGAAAAATAA
- a CDS encoding urease accessory protein UreF: MISSKDNTHLFLLLQMADSAFPVGGFAYSYGLESAVKHNLISDGKGLREYLLTFSEQLIAFDFPFIAAAHQQSITSINIADLKSLLQVYKSMLLNPPLSKAGCVMGRNWLKICKQITNSYLMDETEEVFRKENLTFEFPIVFGLSMQASNFTLSQTLFLYFYMSIRDQISALIRLGSAGPSMAHTELQQVLHLFTIRIESYIPVHYSTAYKSAYLLELAQLSHDRVYSKLFQN, translated from the coding sequence ATGATTTCATCCAAAGACAATACACATTTATTCCTGCTCCTTCAGATGGCGGACTCTGCGTTCCCTGTAGGAGGTTTTGCGTATTCATATGGATTGGAATCGGCTGTGAAACATAATTTAATATCAGACGGAAAAGGTTTGCGCGAATATCTGTTGACGTTCTCTGAACAATTGATCGCATTTGACTTTCCGTTTATTGCTGCGGCACATCAGCAATCAATTACTTCTATAAATATAGCAGATTTGAAATCTTTGCTGCAGGTCTACAAATCGATGTTGCTGAACCCACCTTTGTCGAAGGCAGGATGCGTCATGGGCAGGAACTGGCTGAAGATCTGTAAACAGATTACAAACAGTTACCTGATGGATGAAACGGAAGAAGTATTTCGCAAAGAAAATTTAACATTTGAATTTCCGATCGTTTTCGGATTAAGCATGCAGGCGTCAAATTTTACATTGTCACAAACCTTGTTCCTGTATTTCTACATGTCGATCCGCGATCAGATCAGCGCGCTGATCCGTTTGGGATCTGCCGGCCCTTCTATGGCGCACACGGAACTGCAACAGGTTTTACATCTTTTCACCATTCGTATTGAATCTTATATTCCAGTACATTACTCCACTGCTTATAAATCAGCCTATCTGCTGGAGCTTGCACAACTCTCGCACGATCGGGTTTACTCTAAATTATTTCAAAACTAA
- the ureG gene encoding urease accessory protein UreG: MTLLKMYRHLDHFDSPGHFHHRELIHEKRNFKKRAFTVGIGGPVGTGKTAWLMQICKALRDKMNIAVVTNDIFTSEDAEFLIRNEALSKDRIIGVETGGCPHAAIREDVSQNMYALEELMKRFPDVELLFVESGGDNLAAHFSKELVDYSVYVIDVSGGDKIPRKGGPGITQADLLVINKIDLAHLVNADLSVMERDSKKMRGDGPFLFARAKDCFGIDEIINHILTAREKALEAKPVYSLRKE; this comes from the coding sequence ATGACCCTTTTAAAAATGTACCGCCATTTAGATCATTTCGATTCTCCAGGCCATTTTCATCACCGGGAATTGATTCATGAAAAAAGAAATTTTAAGAAACGTGCTTTTACCGTTGGTATCGGTGGACCAGTAGGGACCGGGAAGACAGCCTGGCTAATGCAGATCTGTAAAGCATTGCGCGATAAAATGAATATAGCTGTTGTTACCAATGATATCTTTACCAGCGAAGATGCCGAATTTCTGATCCGTAACGAAGCACTTTCAAAAGACCGTATCATTGGCGTTGAAACAGGAGGCTGTCCGCATGCAGCCATACGAGAAGATGTTTCACAAAACATGTATGCATTGGAAGAATTAATGAAACGCTTTCCCGATGTAGAATTATTGTTTGTAGAAAGCGGAGGAGATAATTTAGCCGCACACTTTAGTAAAGAGCTGGTTGATTATTCAGTGTATGTGATTGATGTTTCAGGTGGAGACAAGATTCCCCGTAAAGGAGGCCCGGGTATTACGCAGGCTGATTTATTGGTAATCAACAAAATTGACCTGGCACATTTAGTAAATGCAGACCTATCGGTCATGGAACGCGATTCTAAAAAAATGCGCGGCGATGGACCTTTTTTATTTGCCCGTGCAAAAGACTGCTTCGGCATTGATGAGATTATCAATCATATATTAACTGCGAGAGAAAAAGCACTGGAAGCAAAGCCTGTGTATTCGTTACGGAAAGAGTAG
- the ureC gene encoding urease subunit alpha encodes MSYILSRKSYADMFGVTTGDKITLGDTNLLVRVEKDLTVYGEECKFGGGKVLRDGMGQASGYKSDDVLDLLITNALIIDYTGIYKADIGIKNGHIKAIGKSGNPHIMPGVHPDMIAGTVTEVIAGEGMIITAGGIDNHIHYICPQQMNEALASGITTFIGGGTGPATGTKATTCTPGAFHIEMMLKATDNIPMNIGFLGKGNTSHPEEIEEQIKAGALGLKLHEDWGTTPAAIDNCLSVAEKYDVQVCIHTDTLNESGFVESSRAAFKGRTIHTYHTEGAGGGHAPDIIVLCGDPDVLPSSTNPTKPFTVNTIDEHLDMLMVCHHLDRNIPEDVSFAESRIRGETIAAEDILHDMGALSMLSSDSQAMGRVGEVICRTWQTAHKMKEQRGLLEEDKQIDADNFRVKRYIAKYTINPAIAHGCSHVIGSVEVGKLADLVVWQPDFFGSRPELILKGGVIVQAQMGDPNASIPTPQPFFSRPMFGAMGKATGATSLAFVSAASEETVNGYGLNKKVTPVVGCRSVKKKDMKLNDFLPDIKVDAETYKVTVNGEWITCAPAKKLPLAQLYNLF; translated from the coding sequence ATGTCATATATACTATCAAGAAAAAGTTATGCAGACATGTTTGGCGTAACTACCGGAGATAAAATCACCTTAGGCGACACCAATCTTCTGGTGCGCGTTGAAAAGGATCTTACGGTGTATGGAGAAGAATGTAAATTCGGCGGCGGCAAGGTATTACGCGACGGCATGGGACAGGCTTCCGGCTATAAATCGGATGATGTATTAGACTTACTTATTACCAATGCATTGATCATTGATTATACAGGTATTTATAAAGCTGACATCGGTATTAAGAACGGACACATTAAGGCAATCGGTAAAAGCGGCAATCCACATATCATGCCGGGTGTGCACCCGGATATGATTGCAGGAACGGTTACGGAAGTAATTGCAGGGGAAGGTATGATCATTACTGCAGGCGGGATTGATAATCACATCCATTACATCTGTCCGCAGCAGATGAACGAAGCGCTCGCTTCGGGTATTACAACCTTTATCGGCGGCGGCACCGGTCCTGCAACAGGAACAAAAGCAACTACCTGTACACCCGGTGCCTTTCACATTGAAATGATGTTGAAAGCAACCGATAACATCCCGATGAATATTGGATTTCTTGGTAAAGGGAATACTTCCCATCCGGAAGAGATCGAAGAACAGATCAAAGCTGGCGCGCTTGGTTTAAAGCTTCATGAAGACTGGGGTACAACACCCGCTGCTATTGATAACTGTTTGTCAGTAGCAGAAAAATACGACGTACAGGTGTGTATTCATACGGATACCTTAAACGAAAGTGGTTTTGTGGAATCCAGCCGCGCAGCATTCAAAGGCAGAACAATTCATACCTATCACACAGAGGGTGCAGGCGGCGGCCACGCGCCTGATATTATAGTGTTATGCGGAGATCCGGATGTACTGCCTTCTTCAACCAATCCGACAAAACCATTTACAGTAAATACCATTGATGAACACCTGGATATGCTGATGGTTTGTCACCATTTAGACCGGAACATTCCCGAAGATGTGTCCTTTGCGGAAAGCCGTATCCGTGGCGAGACAATTGCTGCTGAAGATATTCTGCATGATATGGGTGCCTTGTCAATGCTGTCGTCTGATTCACAGGCAATGGGCAGAGTAGGAGAAGTAATCTGCCGTACCTGGCAGACAGCACATAAAATGAAAGAGCAACGCGGTTTGCTGGAAGAAGATAAACAGATTGACGCGGATAACTTTCGTGTAAAAAGATATATTGCCAAGTATACGATCAACCCGGCGATCGCGCACGGCTGCAGTCATGTGATCGGTTCGGTTGAAGTAGGTAAGCTGGCAGACCTTGTTGTCTGGCAGCCGGATTTCTTCGGAAGCAGACCGGAATTGATTTTAAAAGGAGGCGTAATCGTACAGGCGCAGATGGGGGATCCCAATGCATCCATACCAACGCCGCAGCCTTTCTTCTCAAGGCCTATGTTTGGTGCGATGGGTAAAGCAACAGGAGCAACCTCATTAGCATTTGTTTCGGCAGCGTCGGAAGAAACCGTAAACGGATATGGGCTGAATAAAAAAGTCACTCCGGTTGTGGGCTGCCGTTCTGTGAAGAAAAAAGACATGAAGCTGAATGATTTTCTTCCGGATATTAAAGTAGATGCAGAAACGTACAAAGTAACCGTCAACGGTGAATGGATCACCTGCGCACCGGCAAAGAAGCTGCCGCTGGCACAGCTTTACAATTTGTTTTAA
- the urtB gene encoding urea ABC transporter permease subunit UrtB: MKHLLYITLLFWGSLVSGSSLQKDSLSYFVHASISGNDSIKQLSVKRLVESGNTDVYPFLAAVYDKKIYLFKDQPVTTGVRTTGEDGTDFYEVYTLYPVNAPVKDGAGVIILQPISKLKEVTFGRSERLLIGQLGPYLNLSSADAEKRKAAYGQFQALKDKEALPALYAARAKETSSDVKSIAQETIFSIELNASADDNRKKILIDSLVINWGSNTESILEAYEASEKNPELKAYAKAAIADLNGKHERLSVVQNLFSGLSLGSILIMVALGLSIIYGLAGIINMAHGEFLMIGAYTTFIIQSLLPKGDLFFWISLPVSFLVAGAFGFIIERLIIRYLYSRPLESLLATWGVSLVLIQFARTLFGDLTAVRTPAVLSGGWEITSHLVLPYNRLFIIGLCIFMIAITYYTLYKTRLGLRVRAVTQNRNMSSCLGIETGKVDAITFFLGSGLAGTAGCAMTLIGNVVPDMGQTYIVDSFLVVVTGGVGNIAGTIVSGFGIGFIFKILESFFEAVYGKVLILAIIILFLQFKPKGLFPDKGRIAED, from the coding sequence ATGAAACATCTTCTATATATAACACTCTTGTTTTGGGGAAGTCTGGTTTCAGGATCTTCGTTACAAAAAGATTCTTTATCCTATTTTGTTCACGCGTCTATTTCCGGAAACGATTCAATAAAACAATTGTCTGTTAAACGTTTGGTAGAATCCGGTAATACCGATGTTTATCCGTTTCTGGCAGCTGTCTACGATAAAAAAATATATCTGTTCAAGGATCAGCCAGTAACAACAGGTGTCAGAACAACAGGAGAAGATGGTACAGATTTTTATGAAGTGTATACACTGTATCCGGTTAATGCTCCGGTAAAAGATGGTGCTGGTGTTATAATACTTCAGCCAATATCAAAATTAAAAGAAGTTACGTTTGGCCGCAGCGAACGTTTATTGATCGGGCAGTTAGGCCCGTACTTAAATCTTTCAAGTGCTGACGCTGAAAAACGTAAGGCTGCCTACGGACAGTTTCAAGCCTTAAAAGATAAAGAAGCACTGCCGGCCTTATATGCAGCACGTGCAAAAGAAACATCTTCTGATGTTAAATCCATCGCTCAGGAGACTATTTTTTCCATTGAATTAAATGCATCTGCGGATGACAACAGAAAAAAAATATTGATTGACAGTCTCGTAATTAACTGGGGCTCCAATACAGAATCAATCTTAGAAGCATATGAAGCTTCGGAAAAAAATCCGGAGTTAAAAGCATATGCCAAAGCTGCCATCGCTGATCTGAACGGAAAACACGAACGGTTGAGTGTTGTTCAGAATTTATTCAGCGGCTTAAGTTTAGGAAGTATCCTGATCATGGTTGCACTTGGTTTGTCCATCATCTATGGATTAGCGGGTATCATCAATATGGCGCACGGTGAATTCCTTATGATCGGGGCATACACTACATTTATTATTCAGAGTTTACTGCCCAAAGGTGATCTGTTCTTCTGGATCTCTTTGCCTGTTTCATTTCTGGTTGCAGGTGCCTTTGGGTTTATCATAGAACGGTTAATTATCCGGTATTTATATTCCCGTCCGCTGGAGAGTTTGCTCGCAACCTGGGGGGTAAGTCTTGTGCTCATCCAGTTTGCACGTACATTGTTTGGTGACCTTACCGCTGTACGCACACCTGCAGTACTGTCAGGCGGCTGGGAAATAACCTCTCATCTGGTTTTGCCATACAACCGGTTATTTATTATTGGCTTGTGCATCTTTATGATTGCCATTACTTATTATACATTATATAAAACGCGTTTGGGTTTACGTGTACGTGCCGTGACACAAAACAGAAACATGAGTTCATGCCTTGGAATTGAAACAGGTAAAGTAGATGCCATTACATTCTTTCTCGGCTCAGGGCTTGCCGGTACAGCGGGCTGCGCCATGACACTGATCGGTAACGTTGTGCCGGATATGGGACAGACATATATCGTAGATTCGTTCCTGGTTGTCGTAACAGGTGGAGTAGGTAATATTGCCGGTACAATTGTATCGGGTTTCGGAATCGGTTTTATATTCAAAATACTCGAATCGTTCTTCGAAGCAGTGTACGGTAAAGTACTTATTCTGGCCATCATTATTTTATTCTTGCAATTTAAACCTAAAGGTTTATTCCCTGACAAAGGCCGTATTGCTGAAGATTAA
- the urtE gene encoding urea ABC transporter ATP-binding subunit UrtE yields the protein MKDIILESNDLHAAYGQSMILWGLNFKAEKGKVTTIMGRNGVGKTTLLKTIMSLVQVSKGTITYKGEEIQTLPSFKKANMGIGYVPQGREIIPKLTVYENIKLGMEALGSKSKAKIPEDEIYAMFPILKDFRKRLGGNLSGGQQQQLAIARVLVSNPSLILLDEPTEGIQPSIAQEIGQVLKNLAAEKGITILLVEQKIDFAKQITDYYYFMDRGRMLMEGSKDELDLDDIRKYLSV from the coding sequence ATGAAAGATATTATACTTGAATCCAACGATCTACATGCTGCTTACGGACAGAGTATGATTTTATGGGGTTTAAATTTTAAAGCAGAAAAAGGTAAAGTAACAACCATTATGGGGCGCAATGGTGTTGGTAAAACAACTTTGTTGAAAACCATTATGAGTCTGGTGCAGGTATCTAAAGGTACAATCACCTACAAAGGCGAAGAAATACAAACACTACCTTCTTTTAAAAAAGCAAACATGGGGATCGGTTATGTGCCGCAAGGGAGAGAGATCATTCCAAAACTTACCGTGTATGAAAATATCAAACTAGGCATGGAAGCATTGGGAAGTAAGTCGAAAGCTAAAATTCCGGAAGATGAAATTTATGCCATGTTTCCGATCTTAAAAGATTTCAGGAAACGTCTGGGTGGCAACTTAAGCGGCGGGCAGCAGCAGCAGCTGGCAATTGCCCGGGTGCTTGTGAGTAATCCTTCGCTCATCTTATTAGACGAACCTACAGAAGGCATACAGCCATCCATTGCACAGGAGATCGGGCAGGTATTGAAAAACCTTGCAGCCGAAAAAGGAATTACCATTTTACTGGTAGAACAAAAAATTGATTTTGCAAAACAGATCACCGACTACTATTATTTTATGGACCGCGGCAGAATGTTAATGGAAGGAAGCAAAGATGAATTGGATCTGGATGATATCCGGAAATATTTATCGGTGTAG